Within the Cryptococcus neoformans var. neoformans B-3501A chromosome 1, whole genome shotgun sequence genome, the region ACTCGTAGACTAGATGTTGTTAGTGACTTCTCAAGATTGTATGGGCAAAAGGGAACACACGGAAAGTCCTGAAAGAGTTGATATGGACAGTCAAATAAAGAACGATAGTCGCCAAGTGCATGACTAAAGCCACATCAGCATCCACGCTTTACCAACTTGGACAAAGCATCATGGATAAAAAATGTTACAAGTTACAGCTTACTCACCAATACAGCTGCCATCGAAGAAGACAGCACTCTCACTCCACTTGTGAAGTTTGACGAGCAGCACTACGAGTGGTAACCCAAGGGCAACATGGAACAATGCCTTGACAGCACCAGGAGCTTCCCACCACATTTCATAGAATTTGTAGGCGTTATCGATAGCCTCGGGAGTGACAGGCTGATATAGAAGGGGGATATCAACCTGCAGAGTCAAGTGTATCAGCCATTTGCCTCTGCCTCATGGTAGGGTAGCCCGTATTTGTATCCAAAATGTTGTTAAAGGTATAACCTGTCAGATATGCTGATGAAAGTGTGCACACAGGATCGGATTCGCGTTTTTCAAAGCGACAACTTACCACTTGGGAGACAAAGACCATGCCCAACAGGAAGGCACAAGATCCCAGTACAACCGATTGCTGGAACCCCATCTTGAATGTGATGAGTGTATACGTGAGATGAGTTGAAAGCTGGGATgtaaaggagaagatgtgaCTGCACGCGGGAGATGACCGACGATGATTGACCGGCATGCGACCAAGCGAGCAAATACGGGATTGGCTTATCGCTTTCCAACATTACGTAATAATAGCATGTATTGAAAAGCTTGGTTGTTCGTTCACTTGC harbors:
- a CDS encoding hypothetical protein (Match to ESTs gb|CF191957.1|CF191957, gb|CF185440.1|CF185440) codes for the protein MPVNHRRSSPACSHIFSFTSQLSTHLTYTLITFKMGFQQSVVLGSCAFLLGMVFVSQVVDIPLLYQPVTPEAIDNAYKFYEMWWEAPGAVKALFHVALGLPLVVLLVKLHKWSESAVFFDGSCIVMHLATIVLYLTVHINSFRTFLYESTVTSSYTILPPQAPRDTPPTADERIEAVRVLAAGNALVGLLTLGVMGMQIGQEYARRVEEREEREVETKVKKDI